CCGGCCGCGACCGCGGATGAACCGCGGATCCTCCTTGCGCAGCATCCGGCCGTACCCGACGGGCTTCTGGTCGTTGTCGTGGAAGGTGTCCACGCGCTCGTGCACGGTGGTCATGCGACGGCCTCCGCGGGCTGGCCGGCGTCGGCGATCTCGCCGGCTTCGGTCGATTCGGTGGTCTCGGTGACCCGGGCTGCGGCCTCCGCCTCGGCCACGGCGGCCCACCGGACCGAGCGGACGATCGTGGCGTAACCCGTGCACCGGCAGATCTGACCCGAGATCGCCTCGCGGATCTCCGTCTCGCTCGGGTCCGGGTTCCGGTCGAGCAGCGCCCGCGCGGTCATCATCATCCCCGGCGTGCAGAAGCCGCACTGCAGGCCGTGGCACTGCATGAAGCCCTGCTGGATCGGGTCGAGCTCGGCGCCCCTGGCGAGACCTTCGACGGTGCGCACCTGGTGGCCGCCGGCCATCGCGGCGAGCACCGTGCACGACTTCACCGGCTCGCCGTCCAGCCAGACCACGCAGGTGCCGCAGTTGCTGGTGTCGCAGCCCCAGTGCGTGCCGGTCAGGCCCAGCACGTCCCGCAGGAAGTGCACCAGCAGCAGCCGGGCCTCGATCTCGCGGGTGACCTCGACGTCGTTGACGGTCATCGTGACCTGCATGCTCAGCTCCTCGCCCGTTCGACGGCCCGGCGCAGGGTCCGCCTGGTCAGCTCGGCGGCCAGATGCCGCTTGTAGTCGGCGCTGCCGCGCTGGTCAGTCGCCGGGTCGCAGCTACGCGCAGCGATCGCCCCGGCCTGCTCGAACAGACTCTCCGAGGGCTCCTGGCCGCGCAGCGTCGCGGAGATCTCCGGGATGCCCGTCGTGTTCGGGCCGACCGCCGCGAGCCCGACCCGAGCGTCCACGATCGCGCCGTCGTCGAGCCACACCGCCGCGCCGGCCGACACCACGGCCCAGTCGCCGGCCCGGCGCTCGACCTTCTCGTACGCGCTGCCGCAGCCCGGCCGCACCGGCAGCCGGATCTCGACCAGGATTTCGCCGTCGGCGACGGCCGTCGCGTACGGCCCGACGTGGAACTCCTCCATGGACACGACGCGCTCCGCACCGCCCGGACCACGGATCACGCACCGCGCGTCCAGCGTCGTGCAGACCGCCGAGAGGTCCTCGGACGGGTCGGCCTGGCAGAGCGAGCCGCCCAGCGTGCCCCGGTTGCGCACCACCGGGTCGGCGATCACCCGCTCGGCGTCGGCGAAGATGGGGAACGCCGCGGCCAGCTCGGTGGAGTCGAGCAGCTCCCGATGCCGGGTGAGCGCGCCGATCCGTACCTCGTCCGGGCCTGTCTCGATGTAGCCGAGTTCGGCGTGCAGATCGTTGATGTCGATCAGGTAGTCGAAGTTGGCCAGCCGCAGCTTCATCATCGGCAGCAGGCTGTGCCCGCCGGCGATCAGGCGCGCCGTGCCGCCCAGCCGCTCCAACAGGCTGATTGCATGGTCCACACTGGTGGCTCGCTCGTACTCAAACGGTGCCGGCACCTGCATGTCGCACCTCCGCAGTCCGGGAAAATCTCATCCCGGCGCGGTCCAAAGTCAACGGCGACCTAAGCAACTGCTTAGGTCGCCGTTGACGGTGCCACCGAGGCTCACGGATCGTGCGGCCATGCGGGACATCGTCGACGGGTTGACGGGCTGGCGCACCGACGGCGTCGCGTTCGCCGTCGCGACCGTCGTCCGCACCTGGCAGTCGGCGCCCCGGCAGGCCGGCGCGGCGATGGCCGTCTCCGCCCACGGCGAGGTCCTGGGCAGCATCTCCGGCGGCTGCGTCGAGGGGGCCGTCTACGACCTCTGCCTGACCTCCGTCGAGACCGGCGAGGCCCGCACCCAGACCTTCGGTGTCAGCGACGACGACGCGTTCGACGTCGGCCTGACCTGCGGCGGCACCATCCAGATCCTGGTCCAGCCGGACGTCGCCCTGACCGAGCCCGACGAGGTGCTCGCCGCGATCCGCGACGGCCGGCCGGTCGCCACGGCTTCGGTGGAGAACGCGCAACTGGTGATCTGGCCCGACCGGGTCGCGGGCAGCCTCGGCGCGGGCGACCTGGACGACGCGGTGGCCCGGCAGGCGGCCGGCATGCTCGCCCTCGGCGCCACCGGCACGGTGCACCTGGGTCGGCAGGGGGAGGAGCGACTCGACGACGTGTCCGTGTTCGTGCAGTCGTACGTGCCCCCACCCCGCATGATCATCTTTGGGGCGATCGACTTCGCCGCCGCGATGGCCCGGATCGGCCGGTTCCTCGGCTACCACGTCACGGTCTGCGACGCCCGCCCGGTGTTCACCACCCGTACGCGCTTCCCGGACGCCGACGACCTCGTCGTCCAATGGCCGCACAGGTACCTGGAGTCGACGTCCGTCGACGACCGTACGGTGCTCTGCGTCCTGACCCACGACCCGAAGTTCGACGTACCGCTGCTTGAGGTCGCCCTGCACACCCCGGCTCGCTACATCGGCGCGATGGGCAGCCGGCGTACGCACGTGGACCGGCTGCGACGGCTGCGCGAGGCCGGGGTGAGCGAGGCCGCGCTGGCCCGGCTCTCCTCGCCCATCGGGCTGGACCTGGGCGCGCGAAAGCCGGAGGAGACGGCCGTGGCGATCGCCGCCGAGATCGTCGCCCAGGCCTGGGGCGGCTCGGGTCGCCCGCTCAGCGACCTGGAAACCCCGATCCACCATTCCTGATCGACCGCGAGCGATCGGCACGGTGGTCGCCGCACCCTGGCGTACGAGCGGTTGCTGCGGGATCCGCTGCGGGCCGGACGGCTACTCATCTATTGTCAGTCTGTTCATGTTTTATCGCTTTCGTCGGAAAGGTGCAGCGATGAGGGTGCGCCGCTGGGTCGAAAGCTGGCCGCTCTACCGTCAGCTCACCGGCACGGACCCGCTCGGTCGAGGTGCCGCGGCCAAGTCCGCCGGCTCCCTGTCGCTCACCGCCCGCACCGACACGGCCGACTCAGTGGCCAAGTCCGTCTGTCCCTACTGTGCCGTCGGTTGCGGTCAGCGGGTGTTCGTCAAGGACGGGCAGGTCAGTCAGATCGAGGGCGACCCGGACAGTCCGATCTCGCGGGGTCGGCTCTGTCCGAAGGGCGCGGCCAGCAAGAGCCTGGTGACCAGCCCATTGCGGCAGACCACGGTCCGCTACCGCCGGCCTTACGGCACGGAGTGGGAGGACCTCGATCTCGACACGGCGATGAACATGATCGCCGACCGGGTGTTGGCGGCCCGGGAGGAGACCTGGGAGGACGTCGACGCGCAGGGTCGGCCGCTGAACCGGACGTTGGGTATCTCCAGTCTGGGTGGGGCGACGCTGGACAACGAGGAGAACTACCTCATCAAGAAGTTGTTCACCGCGATGGGGGCGCTCCAGATCGAGAACCAGGCGCGTATTTGACACTCCTCCACCGTCCCCGGTCTGGGGACCAGCTTCGGTCGTGGCGGTGCGACGGCCTTTCAGCAGGACATCGCCAACGCTGACGTGATCGTCATCCAGGGTTCGAACATGGCTGAGGCGCACCCGGTGGGTTTCCAGTGGGTGATGGAGGCCAAGCGGCGCGGCGCGAAGGTGTTCCATGTCGATCCGCGGTTCACCCGGACCAGCGCGTTGGCCGACTCGTACCTGCCGATCCGGGCGGGCACGGACATCGCCCTGCTGGGTGGGGTGGTGCGCTACATCCTGGACAACGAACTCGACTTCCGCGAGTACGTGGTCGCCTACACCAACGCCGCCACGATCGTGACCGACGAGTTCCGCGACACCGAGGATCTGCACGGGCTCTTCTCCGGCTTCAAGGAGGAGAACGCCAGCTACGACCAGTCCAGCTGGCGGTACGAGGGGCACGGGCAGAACGTCCCGACCCGCGACACCGAGACACAGCGGGAGACCGCCGCCGGGCTGGAGCACGAGTCGCACGGCGCACCGGTCGACTCGCAGACCCAGCGGGACGAGACGTTGCAGCATCCGCGGTGCGTCTACCAGATCCTCAAGCGGCACTATGCCCGGTACACCCCGGAGATGGTGGAACGCGTCTGCGGCATTCCGCAGGAGAAGTTCCTGGAACTGGCCCAAGCCTGGACGCAGAACTCCGGCCGGGAACGCACCGGAATGCTGATCTACTCGGTGGGCTGGACGCAGCACAGCGTGGGCGTGCAGTACATCCGCACCGGCGCGATCATCCAACTGCTGCTCGGCAACATGGGCCGCCCCGGCGGTGGGGTCATGGCCCTGCGCGGGCACGCCAGCATCCAGGGCTCCACCGACATCCCGACCCTGTTCAACCTGCTGCCCGGCTACCTACCGATGCCACACCACGCCGACCACCCGAGCCTGGACCAGTGGGTCGACAGCATCCGCCACCCCGGCCAGAAAGGCTACTGGGGTAACGCCCGCGCCTACGGGGTGAACCTGCTCAAGGCGTACTGGGGCGACGCGGCCACCGCCGAGAACGACTACTGCTACGGCTACATGCCCCGGATGACCGGCGACCACGGCACCTACCAACAGGTGCTCAACATGATCGACGGCAAGATCAAGGGGTACTTCCTGCTCGGGCAGAACCCGGCCGTCGGCTCCGCGCACGGGCGCGCCCAGCGCCTCGGCATGGCCAACCTCGACTGGCTCGTGGTCCGTGACCTGTTCATGATCGAAAGCGCCACGTTCTGGCAGCATGCGCCGGAGATCGAGACCGGCGAGATCATGCCCGAGGAGTGCCGTACAGAGGTGTTCTTCCTACCCGCCGCCTCGCACGTGGAGAAGGAGGGCACCTTCACCCAGACCCAACGGCTGCTGCAATGGCGCGAGAAGGCCGTCGAACCCCCAGGCGACGCCCGCTCCGAGCTGTGGTTCTTCTACCACCTCGGCCGCATCATCCGGGAACGCCTGGCACAGTCAACGCAGCCCCGCGACCGGGCGCTGCTCGACCTGACCTGGCACTACCCGACGCACGGGCCGAATGCCGAGCCGAGCGCCGAATCGGTTCTGTACGAGATCAACGGCTACGAGGTGGCCAGCGGCCGGCCGCTGTCGACGTTCACCGAGATGAAGGACGATGGCTCCACCGCAAGCGGCTGCTGGATCTACACCGGCGTCTACGCCGACGGCGTCAACCAGGCCGCCCGCCGCAAGCCCGGCGCGGAGCAGGACTGGGTCGCCGCGGAGTGGGGTTGGGCCTGGCCAGCGAACCGGCGGATCCTCTACAACCGCGCCTCCGCCGACCCGGACGGCAAACCCTGGAGTGAGCGCAAGAAGTACGTCTGGTGGGATAAGGAGAAGGCCGAGTGGACCGGCTACGACGTGCCGGACTTCGAGAAGACCAAACCACCGTCCTACCGGCCACCCCCGGACTCCTCAGGCGTGGCCGGGATCGCCGGTGACGACCCGTTCGTCCTCCAAGGCGACGGCAAGGGCTGGCTGTACGCGCCCACCGGCGTGCTCGACGGGCCGATGCCCACCCACTACGAGCCGGTCGAGTCACCGGTGCGCAACCCGCTCTACCGCCAGCAGGCCAACCCGACCCGCAAGGTCTACACACACCCGATCAACACGCTCAACCCGAGCCCACCGGAGCCGTACAGCGAGGTGTTCCCGTACATCTTCACGGTCAGCCGGCTCACCGAACACCACACCGCCGGCGCGATGAGCCGAACGGTCGGCCCGCTGGCCGAGCTGCAACCGGAGATGTTCGTCGAGGTGTCGCCGGAACTGGCGGTCGAACGAGGGCTCAACCACCTGGGCTGGGCCTACCTGGTCAGCGCCCGCGCGGCCATCGAGGCACGGGTGCTGGTGACCGACCGGCTCACCCCGCTACGGGTGGACGGCCGGATCATCCATCAGGTCTGGTTGCCGTACCACTTCGGCTTCGAGGGCCTGGTGACCGGCGACTCGGCCAACGACCTGTTCGGCATCAGCCTCGACCCGAACGTCCTGATCCAGGAGAGCAAGGTCGGGACCTGTGACGTTCGGCCCGGTCGACGCCCGAGAGGCCAGGGCCTGCTGGACCTCCTCGTCGACTACCGGCGGCGGTCGGGGGATCTCAGCCCGCACTATCCACCGCAGGTCACGACCGACGCCGCCGACAGCGGCCGCGACCCGGAGGTCTGACCGATGCCCCACGCCAACAGCCTGTACGGACCGCTCGACCCGGCGCCCGACGCCGGCTACGAGGACGCCCCGCCGCGGATGGGGTTCTTCACCGACACCAGCGTCTGCATCGGCTGCAAGGCCTGCGAGGTCGCCTGCAAGGAGTGGAACAACGTCCCCGGCTCCGGCCTGGACCTGCTCGGCATGTCCTACGACAACACCGGGGCGCTGACCGCGAACTCGTGGCGGCACGTCGCGTTCGTCGAACAGTCCCGCCCGATCGGTTGGGCGACCCCGGCGTTCGAAGACAACCCGGACGGACCGCCGGTCAGCCCGGAAACGGCGGCGGTCGCCGCGCACACCAGCACCGACACCGGGACGGATCCGGGCCTGCCGACCGGCTCGCCGCCGGCAGCGGCCCGGATGGCCGCCGGGCCGGAGTTCCTCGGGATGCCGGGTGCGCAGCCGCCGGGTCGGGGCACCGGCGTGCAGGAGCGTACGGATTTCCGCTGGTTGATGATGTCGGACGTGTGTAAGCACTGCACTCATGCGGCGTGTCTGGATGTGTGTCCGACGGGTTCGTTGTTCCGGACGGAGTTCGGGACGGTGGTGGTGCAGGAGGACATCTGTAACGGCTGTGGTTACTGCATTTCGGCCTGTCCTTACGGTGTGATTGATCAGCGTAAGGATGATGGTCGGGCGTGGAAGTGCACGTTGTGCTACGACCGGCTCGGTGCGGGGATGACTCCGGCGTGTGCGCAGGCGTGTCCGACGGAGTCGATCCAGTACGGGGCGTTGGATGAGTTGCGGGAGCGGGCTGCCGCGCGGGTCGAGACGTTGCACGAGCGGGGAGTGTCCGAGGCGCGGTTGTACGGGCATGATCCGAACGATGGTGTTGGTGGTGACGGGGCGTTTTTCCTGTTGCTGGATGAGCCCGAGGTGTATGGGCTGCCGCCGGATCCGGTGGTGACCACCCGGGACCTGCCGGCCATGTGGAAGCGCGCCGGCCTGGCGGCGATGACGATGGCGGTCGCCACGGCGGTCGCGTTCCTGGGCAGGCGGCCATGACCGACGCGACGCCATCGAACGAGCCGGTCGGCGCCCGGTTCCGCGAGTTCCAGGCCGGCCTCGACCGGCCCGACGGGAAGCGCCAGCCCGGCAGGCGGCGCGGC
The nucleotide sequence above comes from Micromonospora sp. NBC_00389. Encoded proteins:
- a CDS encoding 4Fe-4S dicluster domain-containing protein, with amino-acid sequence MPHANSLYGPLDPAPDAGYEDAPPRMGFFTDTSVCIGCKACEVACKEWNNVPGSGLDLLGMSYDNTGALTANSWRHVAFVEQSRPIGWATPAFEDNPDGPPVSPETAAVAAHTSTDTGTDPGLPTGSPPAAARMAAGPEFLGMPGAQPPGRGTGVQERTDFRWLMMSDVCKHCTHAACLDVCPTGSLFRTEFGTVVVQEDICNGCGYCISACPYGVIDQRKDDGRAWKCTLCYDRLGAGMTPACAQACPTESIQYGALDELRERAAARVETLHERGVSEARLYGHDPNDGVGGDGAFFLLLDEPEVYGLPPDPVVTTRDLPAMWKRAGLAAMTMAVATAVAFLGRRP
- a CDS encoding FAD binding domain-containing protein: MQVPAPFEYERATSVDHAISLLERLGGTARLIAGGHSLLPMMKLRLANFDYLIDINDLHAELGYIETGPDEVRIGALTRHRELLDSTELAAAFPIFADAERVIADPVVRNRGTLGGSLCQADPSEDLSAVCTTLDARCVIRGPGGAERVVSMEEFHVGPYATAVADGEILVEIRLPVRPGCGSAYEKVERRAGDWAVVSAGAAVWLDDGAIVDARVGLAAVGPNTTGIPEISATLRGQEPSESLFEQAGAIAARSCDPATDQRGSADYKRHLAAELTRRTLRRAVERARS
- a CDS encoding XdhC family protein, whose protein sequence is MRDIVDGLTGWRTDGVAFAVATVVRTWQSAPRQAGAAMAVSAHGEVLGSISGGCVEGAVYDLCLTSVETGEARTQTFGVSDDDAFDVGLTCGGTIQILVQPDVALTEPDEVLAAIRDGRPVATASVENAQLVIWPDRVAGSLGAGDLDDAVARQAAGMLALGATGTVHLGRQGEERLDDVSVFVQSYVPPPRMIIFGAIDFAAAMARIGRFLGYHVTVCDARPVFTTRTRFPDADDLVVQWPHRYLESTSVDDRTVLCVLTHDPKFDVPLLEVALHTPARYIGAMGSRRTHVDRLRRLREAGVSEAALARLSSPIGLDLGARKPEETAVAIAAEIVAQAWGGSGRPLSDLETPIHHS
- a CDS encoding (2Fe-2S)-binding protein, with product MQVTMTVNDVEVTREIEARLLLVHFLRDVLGLTGTHWGCDTSNCGTCVVWLDGEPVKSCTVLAAMAGGHQVRTVEGLARGAELDPIQQGFMQCHGLQCGFCTPGMMMTARALLDRNPDPSETEIREAISGQICRCTGYATIVRSVRWAAVAEAEAAARVTETTESTEAGEIADAGQPAEAVA
- the fdh gene encoding formate dehydrogenase, producing the protein MRVRRWVESWPLYRQLTGTDPLGRGAAAKSAGSLSLTARTDTADSVAKSVCPYCAVGCGQRVFVKDGQVSQIEGDPDSPISRGRLCPKGAASKSLVTSPLRQTTVRYRRPYGTEWEDLDLDTAMNMIADRVLAAREETWEDVDAQGRPLNRTLGISSLGGATLDNEENYLIKKLFTAMGALQIENQARIUHSSTVPGLGTSFGRGGATAFQQDIANADVIVIQGSNMAEAHPVGFQWVMEAKRRGAKVFHVDPRFTRTSALADSYLPIRAGTDIALLGGVVRYILDNELDFREYVVAYTNAATIVTDEFRDTEDLHGLFSGFKEENASYDQSSWRYEGHGQNVPTRDTETQRETAAGLEHESHGAPVDSQTQRDETLQHPRCVYQILKRHYARYTPEMVERVCGIPQEKFLELAQAWTQNSGRERTGMLIYSVGWTQHSVGVQYIRTGAIIQLLLGNMGRPGGGVMALRGHASIQGSTDIPTLFNLLPGYLPMPHHADHPSLDQWVDSIRHPGQKGYWGNARAYGVNLLKAYWGDAATAENDYCYGYMPRMTGDHGTYQQVLNMIDGKIKGYFLLGQNPAVGSAHGRAQRLGMANLDWLVVRDLFMIESATFWQHAPEIETGEIMPEECRTEVFFLPAASHVEKEGTFTQTQRLLQWREKAVEPPGDARSELWFFYHLGRIIRERLAQSTQPRDRALLDLTWHYPTHGPNAEPSAESVLYEINGYEVASGRPLSTFTEMKDDGSTASGCWIYTGVYADGVNQAARRKPGAEQDWVAAEWGWAWPANRRILYNRASADPDGKPWSERKKYVWWDKEKAEWTGYDVPDFEKTKPPSYRPPPDSSGVAGIAGDDPFVLQGDGKGWLYAPTGVLDGPMPTHYEPVESPVRNPLYRQQANPTRKVYTHPINTLNPSPPEPYSEVFPYIFTVSRLTEHHTAGAMSRTVGPLAELQPEMFVEVSPELAVERGLNHLGWAYLVSARAAIEARVLVTDRLTPLRVDGRIIHQVWLPYHFGFEGLVTGDSANDLFGISLDPNVLIQESKVGTCDVRPGRRPRGQGLLDLLVDYRRRSGDLSPHYPPQVTTDAADSGRDPEV